A window from Mesorhizobium sp. WSM2240 encodes these proteins:
- the fliI gene encoding flagellar protein export ATPase FliI, which yields MTAHPPATIDRPVAAHDTALAALERTWRRFADDRTFIRRGGRITEVSQTQYRVRGISDAARLGDIVEHRGKTGARRGEIVQIGPEEVLVAPFERSADAGVGDAVFSRGPFTVTPHASWRGRAIDSLGRAIDGGAALATGEMPDATEAIPPSALARQRVGTSFLTGVRVVDIFTPICFGQRLGIFAGSGVGKSTLLAMLAGADAFDTVVVALVGERGREVREFLEDTVGEKSMAKTIAVVATSDESAMMRKRAPDTAMRVAEHFRDRGDRVLLVLDSITRFAHALREVAIGAGEPPIARGYPASVFTDLPKLLERAGPGLDGSGSITAIISVLVDGDDHNDPVADSVRGILDGHVVLDRSIAEQGRYPPVNPLSSISRLASKAWSNEQRALVTRLKSMISRFEGTRDIRLLGAYQPGADAELDMAVRQVPLIYEALTQSPADRPSPDPFADLARHLRAKDKPNAAQGD from the coding sequence ATGACTGCGCACCCGCCCGCCACGATAGACCGGCCCGTCGCTGCCCACGACACTGCGCTTGCCGCGCTGGAGCGGACATGGCGACGCTTTGCCGACGACCGCACGTTCATCCGGCGCGGCGGGCGCATTACCGAGGTTTCGCAGACGCAGTACCGCGTGCGCGGAATTTCGGATGCTGCACGCCTGGGCGACATCGTCGAGCATCGCGGTAAAACAGGCGCGCGGCGCGGAGAGATCGTCCAGATCGGGCCGGAGGAAGTGCTGGTCGCGCCTTTCGAGCGATCGGCCGATGCGGGCGTCGGCGACGCCGTGTTCAGCCGTGGGCCTTTCACCGTGACGCCGCACGCCTCGTGGCGCGGCCGCGCCATAGATTCGCTCGGCAGGGCGATAGACGGCGGCGCAGCCCTCGCGACCGGCGAAATGCCCGATGCCACCGAAGCCATACCGCCCTCGGCGCTCGCCCGCCAACGTGTCGGCACCTCCTTCCTCACCGGTGTCCGCGTCGTCGACATCTTCACCCCGATCTGCTTCGGGCAGCGGCTGGGCATCTTCGCGGGGTCCGGCGTCGGCAAGTCGACGCTGCTTGCAATGCTCGCGGGAGCCGACGCTTTCGATACGGTCGTGGTGGCGCTGGTCGGCGAACGCGGCCGCGAGGTGCGTGAATTCCTCGAAGACACGGTCGGCGAAAAGAGCATGGCCAAGACGATCGCCGTGGTCGCCACCAGCGACGAGAGCGCGATGATGCGCAAGCGCGCGCCCGATACCGCGATGCGCGTCGCCGAGCATTTCCGCGATCGCGGCGACCGCGTGCTGCTGGTGCTCGATTCCATCACCCGCTTCGCCCATGCGCTGCGCGAAGTGGCGATCGGAGCGGGCGAGCCGCCGATCGCGCGCGGCTATCCGGCGTCGGTATTCACCGACCTGCCGAAGCTGCTCGAACGCGCCGGGCCAGGCCTCGACGGCTCCGGATCGATCACCGCCATCATCTCGGTGCTGGTCGACGGCGACGACCACAATGATCCGGTCGCGGATTCGGTGCGCGGCATTCTCGACGGTCATGTCGTGCTCGACCGCTCGATCGCCGAGCAGGGCCGCTATCCTCCCGTCAATCCGCTGTCGTCGATCTCGCGGCTGGCTTCCAAGGCGTGGAGCAACGAACAGCGCGCGCTGGTGACGCGGCTGAAGTCGATGATTTCGCGCTTCGAAGGCACACGCGACATCCGGCTGCTCGGCGCCTATCAGCCCGGAGCCGACGCCGAACTCGATATGGCCGTGCGCCAGGTTCCGCTGATCTACGAGGCGCTGACGCAATCGCCGGCCGACCGCCCCTCGCCCGATCCGTTCGCCGATCTCGCCCGCCATTTGAGAGCCAAGGACAAGCCCAATGCAGCTCAAGGAGATTGA
- the flgB gene encoding flagellar basal body rod protein FlgB, translating into MQPVNLFDLASQQSQWLAVRQAAIAGNVANVNTPGYSAFDVEPFEKVLDNTRVALRATHEGHLGGGATDAGYAVRQNEQPFSAMPSGNSVVLENELMKAGEVSRSFELNTAIVKAFHRMMMTSVRS; encoded by the coding sequence ATGCAGCCCGTCAACCTCTTCGATCTAGCCTCGCAGCAGTCGCAATGGCTGGCCGTGCGCCAAGCCGCGATCGCCGGCAACGTCGCCAATGTGAACACGCCCGGCTACAGCGCGTTCGATGTCGAGCCCTTCGAAAAGGTGCTCGACAACACCCGTGTGGCGCTGAGAGCAACCCATGAAGGACATCTCGGCGGCGGTGCCACCGATGCCGGCTATGCCGTGCGGCAGAACGAGCAACCCTTCTCGGCCATGCCGTCCGGCAACTCGGTGGTACTCGAAAACGAACTGATGAAGGCCGGCGAAGTCAGCCGCTCCTTCGAGCTCAACACGGCGATCGTCAAGGCGTTTCACCGCATGATGATGACGAGCGTGAGGAGCTGA
- the flgF gene encoding flagellar basal-body rod protein FlgF: MQDGLYVALSSQIALERRLNTIADNVANASTVGFRATGVKFEDVVSGLGQDAVSFASAGDTYLSAKSGSLRETGNPFDFAIQGDAWFGIETPAGTVMTRDGRFSMLDTGQLVTIEGYPVLDAGGAPLQLDPRNGPPQSGADGVLRQNGQLVGAIGLFNFEPGINFTRFGNSGIVPVGQPEPVVDRVDVGVAQGFLEDSNVNPMLEMTRLIAVQRAFENIAAAMRSTEQTFGNAIQTLGSKT, translated from the coding sequence ATGCAGGATGGTCTTTACGTCGCCCTTTCCTCCCAGATCGCTCTGGAACGCCGGCTGAACACGATCGCCGACAATGTCGCCAACGCTTCGACCGTCGGGTTCCGCGCCACCGGCGTCAAGTTCGAGGACGTGGTGTCCGGGCTCGGCCAGGACGCCGTGTCCTTCGCCTCGGCAGGCGACACCTATCTGTCGGCCAAGTCCGGCTCGTTGCGCGAGACCGGCAACCCGTTCGACTTCGCCATCCAGGGCGACGCCTGGTTCGGCATCGAAACGCCGGCCGGCACGGTGATGACGCGGGACGGTCGCTTCTCGATGCTCGATACCGGCCAACTGGTGACGATCGAGGGTTATCCGGTGCTCGACGCCGGCGGCGCGCCGCTGCAACTCGATCCGCGCAACGGCCCGCCGCAATCGGGCGCAGACGGCGTCCTGCGACAGAACGGCCAGCTCGTCGGCGCCATCGGGTTGTTCAATTTCGAACCCGGCATCAACTTCACCCGCTTCGGCAATTCCGGCATCGTGCCCGTCGGCCAGCCCGAGCCGGTGGTGGATCGCGTCGATGTCGGCGTGGCGCAGGGATTCCTCGAGGATTCCAACGTCAATCCGATGCTCGAAATGACGCGGCTGATAGCAGTGCAGCGCGCCTTCGAGAACATCGCGGCGGCAATGCGCAGCACCGAGCAGACATTCGGCAACGCCATCCAGACGCTCGGCTCCAAGACCTAG
- a CDS encoding flagellar hook-basal body complex protein FliE: MISGLSAVLPQLRIGDTDGDGGLFSSSAAPAAADAGSSFAAMLTRAAGDAIGTLQQAEQVSVQALQGEADIRQVVDAVMSAEQSLQAAVAIRDKIVTAYLEVSRMAI, encoded by the coding sequence ATGATAAGCGGCCTCAGTGCGGTCCTCCCGCAACTCCGGATCGGCGATACGGACGGAGATGGCGGCCTGTTCTCCAGCAGCGCAGCGCCGGCGGCGGCCGACGCCGGCTCGTCCTTCGCCGCAATGCTGACGCGGGCGGCCGGCGACGCGATCGGCACCCTCCAGCAGGCCGAACAGGTCTCCGTCCAGGCGCTGCAGGGCGAGGCCGACATACGCCAGGTGGTCGATGCGGTGATGAGCGCCGAGCAGTCGCTGCAGGCGGCGGTGGCGATCCGCGACAAAATCGTGACCGCTTATCTCGAAGTCAGCCGCATGGCGATCTGA
- the flgC gene encoding flagellar basal body rod protein FlgC, with the protein MDPLSTALKVAASGLGAQSERLRVVSENLANAQSTGDTPGAEPYRRKTITFAAELDRASGGSLVDVTAINRDPSAFPVEYAPGHEAADENGYVMMPNVNVLIEMADMTEANRSYEANLQVIKQARSLISMTIDLMRSQ; encoded by the coding sequence GTGGACCCGCTTTCGACAGCCCTGAAGGTTGCGGCTTCCGGCCTCGGCGCGCAGTCGGAGCGGCTGCGCGTCGTTTCTGAAAACCTCGCCAACGCCCAGTCGACCGGCGACACGCCGGGTGCCGAACCCTACCGCCGCAAGACCATCACCTTCGCCGCCGAACTCGACCGCGCCAGCGGCGGCTCGCTGGTCGATGTGACCGCGATCAACCGCGATCCGTCCGCCTTTCCGGTCGAATATGCGCCGGGCCACGAGGCCGCCGACGAGAACGGCTACGTCATGATGCCGAACGTCAATGTGCTGATCGAAATGGCCGACATGACCGAGGCGAACCGCTCTTATGAAGCGAACCTGCAGGTCATCAAGCAGGCGCGCTCGCTGATCTCGATGACCATCGACCTGATGAGGAGCCAGTAA